A single region of the Triplophysa dalaica isolate WHDGS20190420 chromosome 15, ASM1584641v1, whole genome shotgun sequence genome encodes:
- the sash1b gene encoding SAM and SH3 domain-containing protein 1 isoform X4: MGTEPDAEQEVCGDLSTPDSFSYVWTDLMNILDGSLANIEDLAQEYSEYYSTSYSDVSDRMEELRKRRVAQTEEAGKSESTASLQLRLEIQESLGLSSAVSTPEIERRPLMQQSSSEDGSAGRWDSRKKNRSFWQSFRKTQKGSIRAAPKGEDLGFVASEITMSDEERIQLMMMVKEKMITVEEALARLKEYESQNKQSNSADGIDWTDAPNLSITESSFCNFVSDHVQSRDQSEDELEQSVTFRRLHKLVNSTRRVRKKLIRIEETKTHGVKEPASPSGEEGLCLYSGVQKHLAVSQGDGLSSVLQEQLSLDSLTTSPSTSSLDTCSSHKLFKSFSKSSSSQGLEPTSGPSGAPSGPDAGSGSSFSEADGEVEPRLSRSVTDGEMRRALSSLNYHGRTCSFGGFDLTNRPVYMSNNSCDISNDSRDMTDMSRSPTPSRISLGKKVKSVKETMRKRISKKYSSPSEQSSPSRAPSSPQCCHTDSMEDPKLKAGGSVESLRSSLSGQSSMSGQTVSTTDSSISNRESVKSEDGEEDELPYRGPFCGRALVHTDFTPSPYDTDSLKLKRGDTIDIINKPPMGTWMGLLRNKVGTFKFIYVDVLNVEEEKPKRSIKKRRKSRPPKPTSVEELMERINLKEHMPTFLFNGYEDLDTFKLLEEEDLDELNITDPQHRAVLMTAVELLQECESNSDPERDGSSGGSQEKLQSSEGHVPSVDSPRDSGCYESNENLENGKGRKASQLSRSSSGFESSHLPSPEYPTPPLCHSTRSTSKARPDSQLLQHPPQIHTMKDQERSHFLLDGRPLSRSCESLDRLSSRPEFWKRCFSVEELHIQQGPKKQQMDSSEDLSDTKQLVFSNSEESPSQSGPENPVKPLDYDEVQGDGAQGALNDFFPSPQRMKPPIPPKPLPSAFCKNRETFNASRDFFTSAEMSGHEVSQTSRPLIFRPAQKVQMEKTANLETLMVKLSSDGIDLTEEPYSDKHGRYGVPFSLVQRYSEDLDKPLGDIAVLIDQTRIQQLLKLHRIAIPLRGLSEICIIP, translated from the exons ATGGGGACTGAACCAGACGCTGAACAAGAAGTTTGTGGGGATTTGAGCACCCCAGACAGTTTTTCATACGTATGGACAGACTTGATGAATATCTTG GATGGGTCTCTGGCCAACATTGAGGATCTGGCCCAGGAGTATTCTGAGTATTACAGCACATCTTACAGCGACGTGAGCGACAGAATGGAGGAGTTACGCAAGAGAAGAGTCGCCCAGACAGAAGAGGCG ggaAAATCTGAATCAACAGCATCGCTGCAGCTGCGTCTGGAGATCCAG GAATCTCTCGGGCTTTCTAGTGCCGTTTCCACCCCTGAGATAGAGAGACG TCCATTAATGCAGCAGTCCAGCTCTGAAGATGGATCAG cagGCAGGTGGGAcagcagaaagaaaaacagatcaTTCTGGCAAAGTTTTCGGAAGACACAGAAAGGAAGCATCCGAGCGGCGCCCAAAG GGGAAGACCTGGGTTTTGTGGCCAGTGAGATCACCATGAGCGACGAAGAGCGCATTCaactgatgatgatggtgaAGGAGAAGATGATAACAGTGGAGGAGGCGCTGGCTCGG CTGAAGGAATATGAATCACAGAACAAGCAATCCAACAGCGCAGACGGGATCGATTGGACCGATGCACCCAATCTCTCCATCACTGAATCCTCCTTCTGCAAC TTTGTATCTGACCATGTGCAGTCCAGAGATCAGTCTGAGGATGAACTGGAGCAGTCAGTCACTTTCCGCCGGCTTCATAAACTCGTCAATTCAACCCGGCGTGTCAGAAAAAAGCTTATAAGAATAGAAGAGACCAAAACACATGGAGTGAAGG AGCCGGCGTCCCCATCAGGTGAAGAAGGTCTTTGTCTATACTCTGGGGTGCAGAAGCATCTCGCCGTGTCTCAGGGTGATGGACTGAGCTCCGTGCTTCAGGAGCAGCTCTCTCTGGACAGCCTGACCACGTCTCCATCCACCAGCAGTCTAGACACCTGCAGCAGTCACAAGCTCTTCAAGAGTTTCAGTAAATCCAGCAGCAGTCAGGGTCTGGAGCCCACATCAGGACCGAGCGGAGCGCCTTCAGGGCCGGATGCTGGAAGCGGCTCCTCATTCTCAGAGGCCGACGGGGAGGTTGAGCCCAGACTGTCACGCTCTGTGACGGACGGGGAGATGAGACGAGCTCTGAGCTCTTTAAACTATCATGGA AGGACCTGTAGCTTTGGAGGATTTGATCTCACAAACCGACCAGTGTACATGAGCAACAACAGCTGTGACATCTCA AATGACAGCAGAGACATGACAGACATGTCTCGCTCTCCCACACCATCTCGGATCTCTCTGGGGAAGAAGGTGAAATCTGTAAAAGAGACCATGAGGAAACGCATATCCAAGAAATACAGCTCTCCATCCGAGCAG TCAAGCCCCAGCAGAGCTCCCAGCAGCCCTCAGTGTTGTCACACAGACTCGATGGAGGACCCCAAACTCAAAGCTGGAGGATCTGTGGAGAGTCTGAGGAGTTCTCTCAGTGGACAGAGCTCCatga GTGGTCAGACCGTCAGCACCACAGATTCGTCCATCAGTAACAGAGAGAGCGTGAAATCAGAGGATGGGGAGGAAGATGAGCTGCCGTACAGAGGACCGTTCTGCGGCCGAGCTCTCGTGCACACTGACTTCACCCCCAGCCCGTACGACACAGATTCTCTCAAACTCAAG AGAGGAGACACGATTGACATCATCAACAAGCCGCCCATGGGCACGTGGATGGGGCTCCTGAGAAACAAAGTGGGAACCTTTAAGTTCATCTACGTGGACGTGTTGAACGTTGAAGAGGAGAAACCCAAACGCAGCATAAAGAAGAGGAGGAAAAGCCGTCCTCCTAAACCCACATCTGTGGAGGAACTCATGGAGCGGATTAATCTAAAA GAGCACATGCCCACGTTCCTGTTTAACGGTTATGAGGATCTGGACACATTTAAACTCCTGGAGGAGGAAGATCTGGACGAACTGAACATCACAGACCCGCAGCACAGAGCCGTGCTCATGACCGCTGTCGAACTTCTGCAAGAGTGTGAGA GTAACAGCGACCCCGAGCGTGACGGATCATCCGGTGGTTCCCAGGAGAAGCTTCAGTCCTCCGAGGGTCACGTCCCGTCGGTTGACTCCCCTCGTGACTCGGGCTGTTACGAAAGCAACGAGAACCTGGAGAACG GCAAAGGCAGAAAGGCGTCTCAGTTAAGCAGGTCGTCGTCCGGCTTTGAGTCCAGTCACCTTCCCTCCCCCGAGTATCCAACCCCACCCCTCTGCCACTCCACCAGGTCCACCTCAAAAGCCAGACCGGATTCCCAGTTGCTCCAGCATCCACCGCAGATCCACACCATGAAGGATCAAGAAAGAAGTCACTTTTTGCTTGACGGAAGACCCCTCAGCCGCAGTTGTGAGTCTCTAGATAGGCTGTCCAGTCGGCCAGAATTCTGGAAGCGTTGCTTCTCTGTGGAGGAACTTCATATACAACAAGGTCCCAAAAAACAGCAGATGGACAGCTCGGAGGACCTCAGTGACACCAAACAATTGGTCTTTAGCAATTCAGAGGAGAGTCCGAGTCAAAGTGGTCCGGAGAACCCGGTAAAACCTCTTGATTATGATGAAGTTCAAGGAGACGGAGCACAGGGAGCCTTGAATGACTTTTTTCCAAGCCCACAACGCATGAAACCACCCATTCCTCCAAAACCTCTTCCATCAgcattttgtaaaaacagaGAGACTTTCAATGCCAGTAGAGATTTTTTCACAAGCGCAGAGATGTCCGGCCATGAAGTTTCTCAAACCAGCAGACCACTCATTTTCAGACCTGCACAGAAAGTCCAGATGGAGAAAACGGCCAACCTGGAAACTTTGATGGTGAAGTTGTCATCTGATGGCATCGACCTCACAGAAGAACCGTATTCTGACAAG CACGGCCGTTATGGTGTGCCGTTCTCTCTGGTCCAGAGATACTCTGAAGATCTGGATAAACCTTTGGGTGACATCGCTGTTCTAATCGATCAAACAAGAATCCAACAGCTTTTAAAGCTGCACCGCATAGCT ATCCCATTGAGAGGTTTGTCCGAAATATGTATCATTCCTTGA
- the sash1b gene encoding SAM and SH3 domain-containing protein 1 isoform X7: protein MKSILLDGSLANIEDLAQEYSEYYSTSYSDVSDRMEELRKRRVAQTEEAGKSESTASLQLRLEIQESLGLSSAVSTPEIERRPLMQQSSSEDGSAGRWDSRKKNRSFWQSFRKTQKGSIRAAPKGEDLGFVASEITMSDEERIQLMMMVKEKMITVEEALARLKEYESQNKQSNSADGIDWTDAPNLSITESSFCNFVSDHVQSRDQSEDELEQSVTFRRLHKLVNSTRRVRKKLIRIEETKTHGVKEPASPSGEEGLCLYSGVQKHLAVSQGDGLSSVLQEQLSLDSLTTSPSTSSLDTCSSHKLFKSFSKSSSSQGLEPTSGPSGAPSGPDAGSGSSFSEADGEVEPRLSRSVTDGEMRRALSSLNYHGRTCSFGGFDLTNRPVYMSNNSCDISNDSRDMTDMSRSPTPSRISLGKKVKSVKETMRKRISKKYSSPSEQSSPSRAPSSPQCCHTDSMEDPKLKAGGSVESLRSSLSGQSSMSGQTVSTTDSSISNRESVKSEDGEEDELPYRGPFCGRALVHTDFTPSPYDTDSLKLKRGDTIDIINKPPMGTWMGLLRNKVGTFKFIYVDVLNVEEEKPKRSIKKRRKSRPPKPTSVEELMERINLKEHMPTFLFNGYEDLDTFKLLEEEDLDELNITDPQHRAVLMTAVELLQECESNSDPERDGSSGGSQEKLQSSEGHVPSVDSPRDSGCYESNENLENGKGRKASQLSRSSSGFESSHLPSPEYPTPPLCHSTRSTSKARPDSQLLQHPPQIHTMKDQERSHFLLDGRPLSRSCESLDRLSSRPEFWKRCFSVEELHIQQGPKKQQMDSSEDLSDTKQLVFSNSEESPSQSGPENPVKPLDYDEVQGDGAQGALNDFFPSPQRMKPPIPPKPLPSAFCKNRETFNASRDFFTSAEMSGHEVSQTSRPLIFRPAQKVQMEKTANLETLMVKLSSDGIDLTEEPYSDKHGRYGVPFSLVQRYSEDLDKPLGDIAVLIDQTRIQQLLKLHRIAIPLRGLSEICIIP, encoded by the exons GATGGGTCTCTGGCCAACATTGAGGATCTGGCCCAGGAGTATTCTGAGTATTACAGCACATCTTACAGCGACGTGAGCGACAGAATGGAGGAGTTACGCAAGAGAAGAGTCGCCCAGACAGAAGAGGCG ggaAAATCTGAATCAACAGCATCGCTGCAGCTGCGTCTGGAGATCCAG GAATCTCTCGGGCTTTCTAGTGCCGTTTCCACCCCTGAGATAGAGAGACG TCCATTAATGCAGCAGTCCAGCTCTGAAGATGGATCAG cagGCAGGTGGGAcagcagaaagaaaaacagatcaTTCTGGCAAAGTTTTCGGAAGACACAGAAAGGAAGCATCCGAGCGGCGCCCAAAG GGGAAGACCTGGGTTTTGTGGCCAGTGAGATCACCATGAGCGACGAAGAGCGCATTCaactgatgatgatggtgaAGGAGAAGATGATAACAGTGGAGGAGGCGCTGGCTCGG CTGAAGGAATATGAATCACAGAACAAGCAATCCAACAGCGCAGACGGGATCGATTGGACCGATGCACCCAATCTCTCCATCACTGAATCCTCCTTCTGCAAC TTTGTATCTGACCATGTGCAGTCCAGAGATCAGTCTGAGGATGAACTGGAGCAGTCAGTCACTTTCCGCCGGCTTCATAAACTCGTCAATTCAACCCGGCGTGTCAGAAAAAAGCTTATAAGAATAGAAGAGACCAAAACACATGGAGTGAAGG AGCCGGCGTCCCCATCAGGTGAAGAAGGTCTTTGTCTATACTCTGGGGTGCAGAAGCATCTCGCCGTGTCTCAGGGTGATGGACTGAGCTCCGTGCTTCAGGAGCAGCTCTCTCTGGACAGCCTGACCACGTCTCCATCCACCAGCAGTCTAGACACCTGCAGCAGTCACAAGCTCTTCAAGAGTTTCAGTAAATCCAGCAGCAGTCAGGGTCTGGAGCCCACATCAGGACCGAGCGGAGCGCCTTCAGGGCCGGATGCTGGAAGCGGCTCCTCATTCTCAGAGGCCGACGGGGAGGTTGAGCCCAGACTGTCACGCTCTGTGACGGACGGGGAGATGAGACGAGCTCTGAGCTCTTTAAACTATCATGGA AGGACCTGTAGCTTTGGAGGATTTGATCTCACAAACCGACCAGTGTACATGAGCAACAACAGCTGTGACATCTCA AATGACAGCAGAGACATGACAGACATGTCTCGCTCTCCCACACCATCTCGGATCTCTCTGGGGAAGAAGGTGAAATCTGTAAAAGAGACCATGAGGAAACGCATATCCAAGAAATACAGCTCTCCATCCGAGCAG TCAAGCCCCAGCAGAGCTCCCAGCAGCCCTCAGTGTTGTCACACAGACTCGATGGAGGACCCCAAACTCAAAGCTGGAGGATCTGTGGAGAGTCTGAGGAGTTCTCTCAGTGGACAGAGCTCCatga GTGGTCAGACCGTCAGCACCACAGATTCGTCCATCAGTAACAGAGAGAGCGTGAAATCAGAGGATGGGGAGGAAGATGAGCTGCCGTACAGAGGACCGTTCTGCGGCCGAGCTCTCGTGCACACTGACTTCACCCCCAGCCCGTACGACACAGATTCTCTCAAACTCAAG AGAGGAGACACGATTGACATCATCAACAAGCCGCCCATGGGCACGTGGATGGGGCTCCTGAGAAACAAAGTGGGAACCTTTAAGTTCATCTACGTGGACGTGTTGAACGTTGAAGAGGAGAAACCCAAACGCAGCATAAAGAAGAGGAGGAAAAGCCGTCCTCCTAAACCCACATCTGTGGAGGAACTCATGGAGCGGATTAATCTAAAA GAGCACATGCCCACGTTCCTGTTTAACGGTTATGAGGATCTGGACACATTTAAACTCCTGGAGGAGGAAGATCTGGACGAACTGAACATCACAGACCCGCAGCACAGAGCCGTGCTCATGACCGCTGTCGAACTTCTGCAAGAGTGTGAGA GTAACAGCGACCCCGAGCGTGACGGATCATCCGGTGGTTCCCAGGAGAAGCTTCAGTCCTCCGAGGGTCACGTCCCGTCGGTTGACTCCCCTCGTGACTCGGGCTGTTACGAAAGCAACGAGAACCTGGAGAACG GCAAAGGCAGAAAGGCGTCTCAGTTAAGCAGGTCGTCGTCCGGCTTTGAGTCCAGTCACCTTCCCTCCCCCGAGTATCCAACCCCACCCCTCTGCCACTCCACCAGGTCCACCTCAAAAGCCAGACCGGATTCCCAGTTGCTCCAGCATCCACCGCAGATCCACACCATGAAGGATCAAGAAAGAAGTCACTTTTTGCTTGACGGAAGACCCCTCAGCCGCAGTTGTGAGTCTCTAGATAGGCTGTCCAGTCGGCCAGAATTCTGGAAGCGTTGCTTCTCTGTGGAGGAACTTCATATACAACAAGGTCCCAAAAAACAGCAGATGGACAGCTCGGAGGACCTCAGTGACACCAAACAATTGGTCTTTAGCAATTCAGAGGAGAGTCCGAGTCAAAGTGGTCCGGAGAACCCGGTAAAACCTCTTGATTATGATGAAGTTCAAGGAGACGGAGCACAGGGAGCCTTGAATGACTTTTTTCCAAGCCCACAACGCATGAAACCACCCATTCCTCCAAAACCTCTTCCATCAgcattttgtaaaaacagaGAGACTTTCAATGCCAGTAGAGATTTTTTCACAAGCGCAGAGATGTCCGGCCATGAAGTTTCTCAAACCAGCAGACCACTCATTTTCAGACCTGCACAGAAAGTCCAGATGGAGAAAACGGCCAACCTGGAAACTTTGATGGTGAAGTTGTCATCTGATGGCATCGACCTCACAGAAGAACCGTATTCTGACAAG CACGGCCGTTATGGTGTGCCGTTCTCTCTGGTCCAGAGATACTCTGAAGATCTGGATAAACCTTTGGGTGACATCGCTGTTCTAATCGATCAAACAAGAATCCAACAGCTTTTAAAGCTGCACCGCATAGCT ATCCCATTGAGAGGTTTGTCCGAAATATGTATCATTCCTTGA
- the sash1b gene encoding SAM and SH3 domain-containing protein 1 isoform X9, whose protein sequence is MMRKSSPLMQQSSSEDGSAGRWDSRKKNRSFWQSFRKTQKGSIRAAPKGEDLGFVASEITMSDEERIQLMMMVKEKMITVEEALARLKEYESQNKQSNSADGIDWTDAPNLSITESSFCNFVSDHVQSRDQSEDELEQSVTFRRLHKLVNSTRRVRKKLIRIEETKTHGVKEPASPSGEEGLCLYSGVQKHLAVSQGDGLSSVLQEQLSLDSLTTSPSTSSLDTCSSHKLFKSFSKSSSSQGLEPTSGPSGAPSGPDAGSGSSFSEADGEVEPRLSRSVTDGEMRRALSSLNYHGRTCSFGGFDLTNRPVYMSNNSCDISNDSRDMTDMSRSPTPSRISLGKKVKSVKETMRKRISKKYSSPSEQSSPSRAPSSPQCCHTDSMEDPKLKAGGSVESLRSSLSGQSSMSGQTVSTTDSSISNRESVKSEDGEEDELPYRGPFCGRALVHTDFTPSPYDTDSLKLKRGDTIDIINKPPMGTWMGLLRNKVGTFKFIYVDVLNVEEEKPKRSIKKRRKSRPPKPTSVEELMERINLKEHMPTFLFNGYEDLDTFKLLEEEDLDELNITDPQHRAVLMTAVELLQECESNSDPERDGSSGGSQEKLQSSEGHVPSVDSPRDSGCYESNENLENGKGRKASQLSRSSSGFESSHLPSPEYPTPPLCHSTRSTSKARPDSQLLQHPPQIHTMKDQERSHFLLDGRPLSRSCESLDRLSSRPEFWKRCFSVEELHIQQGPKKQQMDSSEDLSDTKQLVFSNSEESPSQSGPENPVKPLDYDEVQGDGAQGALNDFFPSPQRMKPPIPPKPLPSAFCKNRETFNASRDFFTSAEMSGHEVSQTSRPLIFRPAQKVQMEKTANLETLMVKLSSDGIDLTEEPYSDKHGRYGVPFSLVQRYSEDLDKPLGDIAVLIDQTRIQQLLKLHRIAIPLRGLSEICIIP, encoded by the exons ATGATGAGGAAGAGCAG TCCATTAATGCAGCAGTCCAGCTCTGAAGATGGATCAG cagGCAGGTGGGAcagcagaaagaaaaacagatcaTTCTGGCAAAGTTTTCGGAAGACACAGAAAGGAAGCATCCGAGCGGCGCCCAAAG GGGAAGACCTGGGTTTTGTGGCCAGTGAGATCACCATGAGCGACGAAGAGCGCATTCaactgatgatgatggtgaAGGAGAAGATGATAACAGTGGAGGAGGCGCTGGCTCGG CTGAAGGAATATGAATCACAGAACAAGCAATCCAACAGCGCAGACGGGATCGATTGGACCGATGCACCCAATCTCTCCATCACTGAATCCTCCTTCTGCAAC TTTGTATCTGACCATGTGCAGTCCAGAGATCAGTCTGAGGATGAACTGGAGCAGTCAGTCACTTTCCGCCGGCTTCATAAACTCGTCAATTCAACCCGGCGTGTCAGAAAAAAGCTTATAAGAATAGAAGAGACCAAAACACATGGAGTGAAGG AGCCGGCGTCCCCATCAGGTGAAGAAGGTCTTTGTCTATACTCTGGGGTGCAGAAGCATCTCGCCGTGTCTCAGGGTGATGGACTGAGCTCCGTGCTTCAGGAGCAGCTCTCTCTGGACAGCCTGACCACGTCTCCATCCACCAGCAGTCTAGACACCTGCAGCAGTCACAAGCTCTTCAAGAGTTTCAGTAAATCCAGCAGCAGTCAGGGTCTGGAGCCCACATCAGGACCGAGCGGAGCGCCTTCAGGGCCGGATGCTGGAAGCGGCTCCTCATTCTCAGAGGCCGACGGGGAGGTTGAGCCCAGACTGTCACGCTCTGTGACGGACGGGGAGATGAGACGAGCTCTGAGCTCTTTAAACTATCATGGA AGGACCTGTAGCTTTGGAGGATTTGATCTCACAAACCGACCAGTGTACATGAGCAACAACAGCTGTGACATCTCA AATGACAGCAGAGACATGACAGACATGTCTCGCTCTCCCACACCATCTCGGATCTCTCTGGGGAAGAAGGTGAAATCTGTAAAAGAGACCATGAGGAAACGCATATCCAAGAAATACAGCTCTCCATCCGAGCAG TCAAGCCCCAGCAGAGCTCCCAGCAGCCCTCAGTGTTGTCACACAGACTCGATGGAGGACCCCAAACTCAAAGCTGGAGGATCTGTGGAGAGTCTGAGGAGTTCTCTCAGTGGACAGAGCTCCatga GTGGTCAGACCGTCAGCACCACAGATTCGTCCATCAGTAACAGAGAGAGCGTGAAATCAGAGGATGGGGAGGAAGATGAGCTGCCGTACAGAGGACCGTTCTGCGGCCGAGCTCTCGTGCACACTGACTTCACCCCCAGCCCGTACGACACAGATTCTCTCAAACTCAAG AGAGGAGACACGATTGACATCATCAACAAGCCGCCCATGGGCACGTGGATGGGGCTCCTGAGAAACAAAGTGGGAACCTTTAAGTTCATCTACGTGGACGTGTTGAACGTTGAAGAGGAGAAACCCAAACGCAGCATAAAGAAGAGGAGGAAAAGCCGTCCTCCTAAACCCACATCTGTGGAGGAACTCATGGAGCGGATTAATCTAAAA GAGCACATGCCCACGTTCCTGTTTAACGGTTATGAGGATCTGGACACATTTAAACTCCTGGAGGAGGAAGATCTGGACGAACTGAACATCACAGACCCGCAGCACAGAGCCGTGCTCATGACCGCTGTCGAACTTCTGCAAGAGTGTGAGA GTAACAGCGACCCCGAGCGTGACGGATCATCCGGTGGTTCCCAGGAGAAGCTTCAGTCCTCCGAGGGTCACGTCCCGTCGGTTGACTCCCCTCGTGACTCGGGCTGTTACGAAAGCAACGAGAACCTGGAGAACG GCAAAGGCAGAAAGGCGTCTCAGTTAAGCAGGTCGTCGTCCGGCTTTGAGTCCAGTCACCTTCCCTCCCCCGAGTATCCAACCCCACCCCTCTGCCACTCCACCAGGTCCACCTCAAAAGCCAGACCGGATTCCCAGTTGCTCCAGCATCCACCGCAGATCCACACCATGAAGGATCAAGAAAGAAGTCACTTTTTGCTTGACGGAAGACCCCTCAGCCGCAGTTGTGAGTCTCTAGATAGGCTGTCCAGTCGGCCAGAATTCTGGAAGCGTTGCTTCTCTGTGGAGGAACTTCATATACAACAAGGTCCCAAAAAACAGCAGATGGACAGCTCGGAGGACCTCAGTGACACCAAACAATTGGTCTTTAGCAATTCAGAGGAGAGTCCGAGTCAAAGTGGTCCGGAGAACCCGGTAAAACCTCTTGATTATGATGAAGTTCAAGGAGACGGAGCACAGGGAGCCTTGAATGACTTTTTTCCAAGCCCACAACGCATGAAACCACCCATTCCTCCAAAACCTCTTCCATCAgcattttgtaaaaacagaGAGACTTTCAATGCCAGTAGAGATTTTTTCACAAGCGCAGAGATGTCCGGCCATGAAGTTTCTCAAACCAGCAGACCACTCATTTTCAGACCTGCACAGAAAGTCCAGATGGAGAAAACGGCCAACCTGGAAACTTTGATGGTGAAGTTGTCATCTGATGGCATCGACCTCACAGAAGAACCGTATTCTGACAAG CACGGCCGTTATGGTGTGCCGTTCTCTCTGGTCCAGAGATACTCTGAAGATCTGGATAAACCTTTGGGTGACATCGCTGTTCTAATCGATCAAACAAGAATCCAACAGCTTTTAAAGCTGCACCGCATAGCT ATCCCATTGAGAGGTTTGTCCGAAATATGTATCATTCCTTGA